One segment of Magnetococcus sp. PR-3 DNA contains the following:
- a CDS encoding ATP-binding protein, producing MRLGLSTRFILFISSLLLIASVVSSLLIIQLEKRFLKDQFSQRANALGQFVANISPDAILSYDFVQLEHFAEMLMDQPDLILSAIVDRGGNPLAIHQNDHLPAALQFSHEGSLFEIDAFNNMLHFYKQQPDAIWFSYPIRYQRTMLGEVIIILDRSSQVEIQNTLFTQRMAVSGGVILLVIFSLYLGFKRYILSPILDLVRGANRIAHGNYKEPIPHTTGAELNELTSAVNHMMESIQQKTEENAKIFRAVEHSPASVVITNAEGNIEYVNPKFCQLTGYQSEEIIGENPRFLKSGEMSQGFYKDMWTTITHGKEWHGEFYNRAKNGSLFWEAASISAIRSDEGEITHFVAVKDDITTRKKLERELQQARDRAESSSRAKSEFLALMSHEIRTPMNAILGMSELLAESSLDDEQSELLHVQRRAALALLDLINDILDLSRVESGRLELDPIPMNLPDFLHEIRDLFRQEAEKKNLALSVTLEDELPENYHADRARLRQVLINLVGNAIKFTKEGGVWITVEAVGQQSGLHQLKFSVTDSGCGIPKSAQEQIFDPFTQADAYVTRQHGGTGLGLTISKRLVQLFGGHLKVESQDNRGSTFYFNANLPALKNDVPQRQSEEKFSAPTFKTQRDTNRLPTILLAEDMPDNALLIERFLKKFPCSLDIVSNGQQAVEHFIGNKPYDLVLMDMQMPVLDGYSAVREIREHEAMNDLLPTPILALTAHALKGDADKSMAAGCDDHLTKPIRKEALWAALSRHLSFAEAEREPVQP from the coding sequence ATGCGTTTAGGACTCTCTACACGCTTTATCCTGTTTATCAGTTCTCTGCTATTGATCGCTTCAGTAGTGAGCAGCCTTCTGATTATTCAACTGGAAAAACGTTTCTTAAAAGATCAGTTCTCACAAAGAGCCAATGCCCTTGGACAATTTGTGGCCAATATCTCACCTGACGCCATACTCTCATATGACTTTGTGCAGTTGGAGCATTTTGCTGAAATGCTCATGGATCAGCCTGATCTGATCCTCTCCGCTATTGTCGATCGTGGTGGCAACCCCTTAGCTATTCACCAAAATGATCATCTTCCAGCCGCGCTACAGTTCAGCCATGAGGGATCGCTGTTTGAGATAGATGCTTTCAATAACATGCTGCACTTCTATAAACAGCAGCCCGATGCCATATGGTTCTCTTACCCCATACGATATCAGCGCACCATGCTTGGAGAGGTGATCATTATTTTGGATCGCTCTAGCCAAGTAGAGATACAAAACACCCTTTTCACCCAGCGCATGGCTGTTTCGGGCGGAGTTATTCTCCTGGTAATTTTTTCACTCTACCTTGGGTTTAAGCGCTATATTCTCAGCCCGATCTTAGACTTAGTTCGTGGTGCCAACCGTATTGCGCACGGTAACTATAAAGAACCCATCCCCCACACCACAGGTGCGGAGTTGAATGAACTGACCTCCGCTGTCAACCATATGATGGAGAGCATTCAACAAAAAACGGAAGAGAACGCTAAGATCTTCCGGGCAGTAGAACACAGCCCAGCATCGGTGGTTATTACCAATGCTGAGGGTAACATTGAATATGTTAACCCTAAATTTTGCCAACTTACCGGCTACCAATCCGAAGAGATTATCGGTGAGAACCCCCGCTTTTTAAAAAGTGGGGAGATGAGCCAAGGCTTCTATAAGGATATGTGGACAACCATTACCCATGGTAAAGAGTGGCATGGTGAATTTTATAACCGCGCCAAAAATGGATCACTCTTCTGGGAAGCCGCATCCATCTCTGCCATCCGCTCTGATGAGGGGGAGATAACCCACTTTGTTGCAGTAAAGGATGACATCACCACCAGAAAAAAATTGGAACGAGAGCTTCAACAAGCACGAGACCGCGCTGAAAGTTCCAGTCGGGCAAAAAGTGAATTCCTGGCACTGATGAGCCATGAGATCCGTACCCCTATGAATGCCATTTTGGGGATGTCTGAACTCTTGGCAGAAAGCAGCTTGGATGATGAACAGAGTGAATTACTACACGTACAGCGTCGTGCAGCTCTGGCGCTGCTGGATCTGATCAATGATATTCTGGATCTATCCAGGGTAGAGTCTGGTCGCTTAGAGCTTGATCCCATACCGATGAATTTGCCCGATTTTCTCCATGAAATTCGGGATCTTTTTCGACAGGAAGCAGAGAAAAAGAACCTCGCCTTATCGGTTACTTTGGAAGATGAACTGCCTGAAAACTACCATGCCGACCGCGCACGTTTACGCCAAGTTTTGATCAATCTAGTCGGTAATGCGATTAAATTCACCAAAGAAGGGGGGGTTTGGATCACCGTTGAGGCCGTTGGCCAACAGAGTGGTTTACACCAGCTCAAATTCTCAGTAACTGACAGCGGGTGTGGTATTCCTAAATCTGCCCAAGAACAAATTTTTGATCCCTTCACCCAGGCAGATGCCTATGTCACACGGCAACATGGCGGTACCGGTCTGGGGCTCACCATTAGTAAACGTTTGGTACAGCTCTTTGGTGGGCACCTAAAAGTTGAAAGTCAGGATAACCGGGGAAGTACCTTCTACTTTAATGCCAACTTACCGGCATTAAAAAATGATGTCCCCCAGAGACAATCTGAAGAGAAATTCTCTGCCCCGACCTTCAAAACTCAGCGTGATACAAACCGCCTGCCTACCATCTTGTTAGCAGAAGATATGCCTGACAATGCCCTACTGATTGAGCGCTTTTTAAAGAAATTTCCCTGCTCATTGGATATTGTAAGCAATGGTCAACAAGCTGTTGAGCATTTCATAGGGAACAAGCCGTATGATTTGGTGTTAATGGATATGCAGATGCCCGTACTGGACGGCTATAGTGCCGTACGTGAAATCCGTGAGCACGAAGCCATGAATGATCTCCTACCAACCCCCATATTGGCCCTGACAGCACACGCCTTAAAAGGGGATGCAGACAAAAGCATGGCTGCAGGATGTGATGATCATTTGACCAAGCCCATTCGTAAAGAGGCACTATGGGCAGCCCTCTCTCGTCACCTCTCGTTTGCAGAAGCGGAGCGAGAGCCTGTACAGCCATAG
- a CDS encoding DUF1015 domain-containing protein, with the protein MSQLALVQPFNGWRPPPEHVSQVAAPPYDVLNSEEARVMAGDNPHSFLRVSKAEINLPSGTSPYDASVYQKAAENFAALKEQGVLVQDDTPCYYIYRLIMDGRAQTGVVAAASVQAYDSNRIKKHEFTRPDKENDRTEFAWRLQAHSGPVFLTYRHNTHIDTLVGQICQDEPIYDFTAADGIQHTLWVSADATHNQAISQAFDALGHVYVADGHHRSAAASRVHRRFVEEGKGTDQEEAPHNRFLSVLFPDNQMRILDYNRVVKDLGGLTVDGFMEQLEKSFDVSKQDAPFSPDQRRTFGMYLSGQWYQLTLKSVITDPEDPTKRLDVSLLSDHVLGPILGIEDLRRDPRIDFVGGIRGMEGLMARVDSGDMAVAFSMNATTMDELMAVADDNQVMPPKSTWFEPKLRDGLVTQGF; encoded by the coding sequence ATGTCACAATTGGCCCTGGTGCAACCCTTTAATGGCTGGCGCCCCCCACCTGAGCATGTTTCACAGGTCGCTGCTCCTCCTTATGATGTTTTAAACTCGGAAGAGGCCCGAGTGATGGCAGGGGATAATCCTCACTCCTTTTTAAGGGTCTCTAAAGCTGAGATTAACCTACCTTCAGGTACCTCCCCTTACGATGCGAGCGTCTACCAAAAAGCTGCTGAGAATTTTGCCGCTTTAAAAGAACAAGGGGTTCTGGTTCAAGATGATACCCCCTGTTACTACATCTATCGGTTGATTATGGATGGGCGGGCTCAAACAGGGGTGGTCGCGGCTGCGTCGGTGCAAGCTTATGACAGCAACCGCATTAAAAAACATGAATTCACCCGGCCAGATAAAGAGAATGATCGAACTGAGTTTGCCTGGCGTCTACAGGCCCATTCAGGCCCTGTTTTTTTGACCTACCGGCATAATACTCATATCGATACGTTGGTTGGGCAGATTTGTCAGGATGAGCCTATCTACGATTTTACGGCGGCGGACGGTATTCAGCATACGCTGTGGGTATCGGCAGACGCGACGCATAACCAGGCGATTTCACAAGCATTTGATGCGTTGGGGCATGTCTATGTGGCAGACGGGCACCATCGTAGCGCTGCAGCCTCCCGGGTACACCGTCGTTTTGTCGAAGAAGGTAAGGGAACCGACCAGGAAGAGGCACCCCATAACCGCTTTCTGTCGGTCTTGTTCCCAGATAATCAAATGCGTATTCTTGACTACAATCGTGTGGTTAAAGATTTAGGGGGCTTAACTGTCGACGGCTTTATGGAACAGTTAGAAAAGTCGTTTGATGTGAGCAAGCAGGATGCACCTTTCAGCCCTGACCAACGGCGTACCTTTGGTATGTATTTGTCTGGGCAGTGGTATCAGCTTACCTTAAAATCTGTAATCACGGATCCTGAAGATCCCACAAAGCGGTTAGATGTCAGCTTGCTTAGTGATCATGTGTTGGGCCCTATCCTCGGTATTGAAGATCTGCGACGTGATCCAAGGATCGACTTTGTCGGTGGTATTCGTGGTATGGAAGGATTGATGGCCCGTGTTGATAGTGGGGATATGGCAGTGGCTTTCTCCATGAATGCAACCACCATGGATGAGCTGATGGCTGTTGCGGATGATAATCAAGTCATGCCACCCAAATCCACTTGGTTTGAGCCTAAACTGCGCGATGGTTTGGTTACCCAAGGTTTTTAA
- a CDS encoding SUMF1/EgtB/PvdO family nonheme iron enzyme, whose protein sequence is MAASKFNDSLPEGAQILWYEIIKVLGKGGFGITYLAKDTNLDQLVAIKEYLPSAFASRDQSETVLPNSPEAEETFRWGLDRFLGEARTLARFRHPHIVRVLSFFEDHNTAYMVMEFAEGKGLDAILKQRKTLTEGQLRQLLTPLLSALETLHETGFIHRDLKPANILIRKDGKPVILDFGSARQSLGQTDQHMTSLLTLGYSPFEQYDSSGARQGPWTDIYAMGAVLYHAVTGKKPMDAALRINAKLRNQPDPMIRAVDVAKERYSANFLKNIDLALQVLETDRPQCVSDWKAQLFGEDTANNTVSTKGSSEAPKPAAVVKPAEKSTKTAPTIKPTPTAKPIPKSEAPVVAPTPTSKAEVVAKTAPPKEDSAQQVAKPAAQAPAEPGSSPKKKTKKKKNAWRSFVASINDFGTQSNNSAGPKTTIPKAHAASTKADQGEVYVPPEPQEPLPTHPEAGQCWEEPITGLSFIWIPQGQFQMGSNKGVLGWRADESPVHTVELDGFWMAQHPVTWDAWNRVHKLDEGKKRKKVEAALPASGIGWEDAQSFLRNFTHLSGSNLHMGLPTEAQWEYAARAGSDCQFHFGDDMSELHGYAWYNQNAGDVPHPVGKLQANPWGLYDMLGNVWEWVEDWYGDDTYKKCAHGVCNPTGAPFGEVRVCRGGSWRSTVKACRVAYRNRVSPTSKSSTLGFRLVLRVEDRQ, encoded by the coding sequence ATGGCAGCTTCCAAGTTTAACGATTCACTCCCAGAGGGGGCACAGATCCTCTGGTATGAGATCATTAAGGTCCTGGGTAAAGGGGGCTTTGGCATTACCTATTTGGCCAAAGACACCAACCTGGATCAGTTGGTTGCCATTAAGGAATATCTGCCCTCAGCTTTTGCCAGCCGTGATCAGAGCGAGACCGTTCTACCTAACTCTCCCGAAGCAGAAGAAACTTTTCGTTGGGGGCTTGACCGCTTTTTAGGTGAAGCCCGCACCCTGGCGCGTTTCCGACATCCCCATATTGTGCGGGTTCTTAGTTTTTTTGAGGACCATAATACGGCCTATATGGTGATGGAGTTTGCGGAAGGTAAGGGTCTAGATGCCATCCTTAAACAACGCAAAACTCTGACTGAAGGGCAGCTTAGACAGCTGCTTACCCCGCTGCTCTCTGCGCTAGAGACCCTCCATGAAACAGGTTTTATCCATCGCGATCTGAAACCAGCCAATATTTTAATTCGTAAAGATGGTAAACCGGTTATTCTCGATTTTGGTTCGGCCCGTCAATCTCTGGGGCAGACCGATCAGCATATGACCAGTCTGTTGACTTTGGGGTATTCACCGTTTGAACAGTATGACAGCAGTGGAGCGCGCCAAGGCCCCTGGACGGATATCTACGCCATGGGAGCGGTACTTTACCATGCTGTGACGGGTAAAAAACCCATGGATGCTGCCCTACGCATTAATGCTAAGCTGCGTAACCAGCCTGATCCTATGATCCGCGCGGTGGATGTCGCAAAAGAGCGCTATAGTGCCAACTTTCTTAAAAATATTGATCTGGCGCTGCAGGTACTGGAAACCGATCGCCCCCAATGTGTAAGTGACTGGAAAGCCCAACTGTTTGGTGAAGATACGGCAAACAATACTGTTTCTACAAAGGGTAGTTCAGAGGCACCAAAACCTGCAGCAGTTGTGAAACCTGCTGAAAAAAGTACGAAAACAGCACCAACCATCAAACCGACACCGACAGCCAAACCGATACCGAAGAGTGAAGCACCAGTTGTAGCGCCGACGCCAACGTCGAAAGCAGAAGTTGTTGCTAAAACGGCGCCCCCTAAAGAGGACTCTGCGCAACAGGTTGCCAAACCAGCGGCACAGGCCCCGGCTGAGCCAGGTAGTAGCCCGAAAAAGAAGACCAAGAAAAAGAAGAATGCTTGGCGCAGTTTTGTGGCTTCCATCAATGATTTTGGTACCCAATCCAACAACAGTGCAGGCCCCAAGACGACCATTCCCAAAGCACATGCAGCCTCAACGAAGGCGGACCAAGGGGAAGTTTATGTTCCCCCTGAACCCCAAGAGCCACTGCCGACGCATCCAGAAGCGGGTCAGTGTTGGGAAGAGCCCATCACCGGTTTATCCTTTATATGGATACCCCAAGGTCAGTTTCAAATGGGTAGCAACAAGGGTGTCTTAGGGTGGCGTGCGGATGAATCCCCTGTACACACGGTGGAGTTGGATGGATTTTGGATGGCACAACATCCAGTGACTTGGGATGCTTGGAACCGTGTTCATAAACTGGATGAAGGGAAAAAACGTAAAAAGGTGGAAGCCGCTCTGCCTGCTTCAGGTATTGGTTGGGAGGATGCCCAAAGCTTTTTACGTAACTTTACCCATTTGAGTGGATCCAATTTACACATGGGTTTACCCACGGAAGCTCAATGGGAATACGCCGCACGGGCTGGGAGTGATTGCCAATTCCACTTTGGAGATGACATGTCCGAGCTGCATGGATATGCCTGGTATAACCAAAATGCAGGGGATGTTCCCCACCCTGTTGGCAAGCTACAGGCAAACCCGTGGGGCTTGTATGACATGTTGGGTAATGTGTGGGAGTGGGTCGAGGATTGGTATGGGGATGATACCTATAAAAAATGTGCCCATGGTGTCTGTAACCCAACAGGTGCGCCTTTTGGTGAAGTACGTGTTTGCCGTGGCGGCAGTTGGCGCAGTACCGTTAAAGCCTGCCGGGTAGCCTATCGAAATCGTGTATCTCCTACCTCTAAAAGCAGTACGCTTGGTTTTCGTTTGGTGTTACGGGTAGAGGATCGGCAGTAG
- a CDS encoding YbaN family protein — translation MRHLYLLLGWLFFVLGIIGAFLPVLPTTPFMLLALWAFSKGSEHLHRWLYDHPLFGPPLQRWQRWGVIPARAKMAAIGAMLVSALVVVWMPYLPLWLKVGVIIILIIVALYIWSRPDRAPDT, via the coding sequence ATCCGCCACCTCTATCTGCTTTTGGGGTGGCTCTTTTTTGTGTTAGGTATTATTGGGGCATTTTTGCCGGTACTGCCAACAACCCCTTTTATGTTATTGGCTTTGTGGGCCTTTTCAAAAGGGAGTGAGCATCTTCACCGTTGGCTCTACGACCACCCTTTGTTTGGCCCCCCTCTGCAACGTTGGCAACGCTGGGGGGTGATCCCGGCCCGTGCAAAAATGGCTGCTATTGGTGCGATGCTGGTGAGTGCACTGGTGGTGGTATGGATGCCTTATCTACCCTTATGGCTTAAGGTTGGCGTCATTATTATTCTGATCATTGTGGCCCTCTATATTTGGAGTCGCCCCGATCGTGCTCCAGATACTTGA
- the sufB gene encoding Fe-S cluster assembly protein SufB, protein MNQAVKGLEFMDQSYPHGFVSDVDAHVFPPGLNRKVVEKISELKQEPAWLTQWRLQAFEKWQEMTEPSWSSVRYPAIDYQSISYYAAPKNSENAPKSLEDVDPELLKTYEKLGIPLDERAALAGVAVDAVFDSVSVATSFKERLAKDGILFCSFSEAVQNYPELVERYLGSVVPPTDNFFAALNAAVFSDGSFCYIPPGVRCPMELSTYFRINQAKTGQFERTLLICDRDGYVSYLEGCSAPQRAEHQLHAAVVELVAMEGAHIKYSTIQNWYPGDAQGRGGIYNFVTKRGDCRGHGSRIDWTQVETGSAITWKYPSVILRGDNTVGSFHSVAVTANHQQADTGTKMIHLGRNSRSTILSKGISAGHGHNAYRGLVRMGSGAHGARNHTQCDSLLMGDLCRAHTYPVIEVKNPTAVVEHEATASRIGDDQLFYCRQRGLSEEESINLIVGGFCKEVFHELPMEFAVEAHKLLELTLEGTVG, encoded by the coding sequence ATGAATCAAGCAGTTAAAGGTCTTGAATTTATGGATCAAAGCTATCCTCATGGCTTTGTATCAGATGTCGATGCTCATGTGTTTCCTCCTGGTTTAAACCGAAAGGTTGTTGAAAAAATATCCGAACTCAAACAAGAACCTGCATGGTTAACACAGTGGCGTTTACAAGCTTTTGAAAAGTGGCAGGAGATGACGGAGCCGAGTTGGTCATCGGTACGCTATCCTGCTATCGACTATCAGAGCATCTCTTACTATGCTGCGCCAAAAAATAGTGAAAATGCCCCCAAAAGTTTAGAGGATGTCGATCCAGAACTTCTTAAAACCTATGAAAAGCTAGGTATCCCTCTGGATGAACGTGCCGCTCTGGCAGGGGTGGCTGTGGATGCGGTTTTTGATAGCGTTTCGGTGGCGACATCCTTTAAAGAGCGCCTAGCAAAAGATGGTATTCTTTTTTGTTCCTTCTCAGAGGCCGTTCAAAACTACCCTGAACTGGTTGAGCGCTATCTGGGGAGTGTTGTCCCCCCAACGGACAATTTTTTTGCCGCGCTCAATGCAGCTGTATTCAGTGATGGCTCTTTTTGTTACATACCTCCTGGGGTCCGTTGTCCCATGGAGCTTTCCACCTATTTTCGTATTAATCAGGCTAAAACAGGTCAGTTTGAGCGCACCTTGCTTATTTGTGATCGCGACGGCTATGTGAGCTATTTAGAGGGCTGTTCAGCGCCACAACGTGCCGAACACCAACTTCATGCTGCGGTGGTCGAACTGGTTGCTATGGAGGGGGCTCACATCAAGTATTCCACCATACAGAACTGGTATCCCGGTGATGCGCAAGGGCGCGGCGGTATTTACAACTTTGTGACAAAGCGGGGGGATTGTCGTGGCCATGGTTCCCGGATTGATTGGACTCAGGTTGAAACCGGGTCTGCCATTACCTGGAAGTACCCCAGTGTGATCCTTCGTGGGGATAATACGGTGGGTAGTTTTCACTCCGTTGCCGTAACAGCGAACCATCAACAAGCGGATACCGGAACGAAAATGATTCATCTGGGACGCAATAGCCGCAGCACAATCCTATCTAAAGGAATCTCTGCTGGGCATGGTCACAATGCCTATCGAGGTTTGGTACGTATGGGCTCTGGTGCTCATGGTGCACGCAACCACACTCAATGTGACTCTTTATTGATGGGAGACCTGTGTCGTGCGCACACCTATCCGGTTATTGAAGTCAAAAACCCTACTGCGGTTGTAGAGCATGAGGCTACGGCATCACGTATCGGTGACGATCAGCTTTTTTACTGCCGTCAGCGTGGATTAAGTGAAGAGGAGTCCATCAACCTGATCGTTGGAGGTTTTTGTAAAGAGGTCTTCCATGAACTACCTATGGAGTTTGCGGTTGAAGCCCACAAGCTCTTGGAGTTGACCCTGGAAGGTACGGTTGGTTAA
- a CDS encoding phosphate/phosphite/phosphonate ABC transporter substrate-binding protein yields MLLSSRFSIKPLCVALFALLFTMGPTLSLAVEPLTLGVFPRRNASVTYTLFSPLASYLETHLDRPVRLVTSKDFKSFWKHVESQKLDIVHFNQLHYLRAHTQFGYNALVMNEEFGAGTIRGALVVRRNTGIHTIDDLRGKTIIFGGGPSAMMSYVVPMNMLKNAGITSKDFNTRFAINPPNAVLSLAHHQAEAAGTGHVILDLPTVKKRIDTRRLKILAQSAPLPHLPWATRQDMPKEIRDQLRSIFTTMKQDEEGRMVLKHARVTNFISTDDQAYTVHRAIVKETLGEAH; encoded by the coding sequence ATGCTTCTTTCCTCCCGCTTTTCCATCAAGCCCCTTTGTGTGGCTCTTTTCGCCCTGCTCTTCACCATGGGGCCCACACTTAGCCTTGCGGTTGAACCGTTGACCCTTGGGGTTTTTCCTCGGCGAAATGCCAGTGTGACTTACACCCTATTCAGCCCACTTGCCAGTTATCTAGAAACCCATCTGGACCGCCCGGTTCGCCTGGTGACTTCCAAAGATTTCAAAAGCTTTTGGAAACATGTGGAATCGCAAAAACTGGATATCGTGCACTTTAACCAACTGCACTACCTGCGTGCCCACACACAGTTTGGCTACAATGCACTGGTCATGAATGAGGAGTTTGGCGCGGGGACAATCCGTGGGGCTCTGGTGGTTCGACGGAACACCGGCATTCACACCATTGATGATCTGCGCGGCAAAACCATCATCTTTGGTGGTGGACCTTCAGCCATGATGAGCTACGTGGTACCCATGAACATGTTAAAAAACGCTGGGATAACCAGTAAGGATTTTAACACCCGTTTTGCTATTAACCCTCCCAATGCGGTGCTCTCGCTTGCCCACCATCAGGCTGAAGCGGCTGGTACTGGGCATGTTATTCTGGATCTACCCACTGTCAAAAAACGAATTGATACGCGTCGTTTAAAAATATTGGCACAAAGCGCTCCCCTGCCCCACTTACCATGGGCAACCCGTCAAGACATGCCAAAAGAGATACGGGATCAGCTCCGTAGCATCTTTACGACCATGAAACAGGATGAAGAGGGGCGGATGGTACTTAAGCATGCCAGAGTGACCAACTTTATAAGCACCGATGACCAAGCCTATACCGTACACCGCGCTATTGTTAAGGAAACACTGGGAGAAGCACACTAG
- a CDS encoding glycosyltransferase family 4 protein, with product MSRQSLHIVHTEASLGWGGQEIRILTESKGLIGRGHRVSVLCSPESLLYKNAPNYGITPIPLPIHKKRVKGLSAVARWLNEHEPDIIVTHSSTDSWLTALAARFRRRSIPVIRLRHISAPVTKNLPTKWLYGTLSQHVITTGELICDMLVDYNGLSRDHVTAIPTGIDLERYKPANAKQARKQLGLEETPFTIGIVATLRTWKGHEYLFKAFKALAAPDCRLLVVGDGPMGPHYRKLLPKMGLEDHVTLVGQQQDVVPWLQAMDLFCLPSYANEGVPQALMQAMACGLPCVSTPAGSIGEILKNDHNGLLVEPKNSQQLANALTHLREDPAHRQRLANQAHADAHENFGLDHMLDQMEARFYALLA from the coding sequence ATGAGCCGTCAGTCACTCCATATTGTTCATACCGAAGCCTCCTTGGGTTGGGGTGGGCAGGAAATACGTATTCTCACCGAATCCAAAGGGTTGATCGGGCGCGGCCACCGCGTCTCTGTGTTGTGTTCTCCAGAATCATTACTGTATAAGAATGCACCCAACTATGGGATAACCCCAATCCCACTGCCCATCCATAAAAAAAGAGTTAAAGGGTTGAGCGCTGTCGCACGCTGGCTGAACGAGCATGAGCCAGATATTATTGTGACCCATAGCTCAACGGATAGTTGGCTTACCGCTTTAGCCGCACGTTTTCGCCGTCGATCCATACCTGTCATCCGACTCCGGCACATTTCCGCTCCCGTGACAAAAAATTTACCGACCAAATGGCTTTACGGCACGCTCAGTCAACATGTGATTACGACGGGGGAGCTGATTTGTGACATGTTGGTTGATTACAACGGGCTCTCCAGAGATCATGTAACAGCTATCCCCACCGGGATTGATCTTGAGCGGTACAAGCCTGCGAATGCCAAGCAGGCTCGTAAGCAGCTAGGGCTTGAAGAAACCCCCTTTACCATTGGTATTGTGGCTACGTTGCGGACCTGGAAAGGTCATGAATATCTTTTTAAGGCTTTTAAAGCGTTAGCAGCACCTGATTGCCGACTGCTGGTGGTTGGGGATGGACCCATGGGACCCCACTATCGAAAGTTGCTCCCCAAAATGGGGCTGGAAGATCATGTTACCCTTGTTGGGCAACAGCAGGATGTTGTGCCTTGGTTGCAGGCCATGGATCTTTTCTGCCTGCCTTCCTATGCCAATGAAGGGGTGCCCCAAGCCCTTATGCAGGCTATGGCGTGTGGGTTGCCGTGTGTTTCAACACCGGCTGGGAGTATTGGGGAAATTCTTAAAAATGATCATAATGGCCTGTTGGTTGAGCCTAAAAACAGTCAACAACTGGCCAACGCGTTAACCCATTTGCGAGAAGACCCAGCCCACCGTCAACGCTTAGCAAATCAAGCCCATGCGGATGCCCACGAAAACTTTGGGTTGGATCATATGCTTGATCAAATGGAAGCTCGCTTTTATGCCTTGTTGGCATAA
- a CDS encoding SUF system Fe-S cluster assembly regulator: MFRISKLADYAIVVMRVLAEHPHRTMSATELVACSYLPDQTVRKILKKLTIAQLLISQRGANGGYRLRLPVQEISLLAIIAVFDGPLHLTSCCSDEPCEHLDHCPMPVKWQRIHHAVMGALEGITLADLLDDPGHGSSTTGLKEVPFNGLGARLS, encoded by the coding sequence ATGTTCCGTATCAGTAAACTTGCCGATTATGCCATTGTTGTGATGCGTGTGCTTGCAGAGCATCCGCATCGCACCATGAGTGCCACAGAGTTGGTCGCCTGCTCCTACCTACCGGACCAAACAGTCCGGAAAATTCTTAAAAAACTAACCATCGCCCAACTTCTCATTTCGCAAAGAGGAGCAAATGGTGGTTATCGTTTACGGTTACCTGTGCAGGAAATATCTCTACTCGCCATCATTGCGGTCTTTGATGGACCCTTACATCTAACCTCTTGTTGTAGTGATGAGCCGTGTGAGCATTTGGATCACTGTCCAATGCCTGTTAAATGGCAACGCATACACCATGCAGTGATGGGCGCGTTAGAGGGGATCACCCTTGCGGATCTTTTGGATGACCCGGGGCACGGATCAAGTACCACAGGTCTAAAAGAGGTACCGTTTAACGGACTTGGGGCGAGGTTATCATAA